In the genome of Populus alba chromosome 11, ASM523922v2, whole genome shotgun sequence, one region contains:
- the LOC118051878 gene encoding uncharacterized protein — protein sequence MDQETHGNKGFTRNLGQVYQERIENVGDLSGNMSNSDSGVGSEALTVVNLGEKVSAVVETEVLNANIEGLGLIERVANQGASDGKRIGESSDEGTLSNSSNRVNETVLETVIGMNSGVTSSVNGENKDLGSQNEELGLRSGVINQEIRHVLRDGEVLNRDGQGSSRYSSNPVSEVVLETVIVIDSEENVGLNGGNQRLEAKENELRSSKETVDESEAEVHLGGKSSRVVDMKCGDGDGTGGGGFKDNCDGEKVCRICHLTSEVLLEATDTTITTSATSMDLIQLGCGCKNDLGFAHVNCAEAWFKLKGNRICEICGVTAVNITGIGDDRFLERRFISSGGHSSERNGGCLRGHTFCNFLMACLVIAFVLPWFLRVDML from the exons ATGGATCAAGAAACACATGGAAACAAAGGATTTACTAGGAATTTGGGCCAAGTTTATCAGGAAAGGATAGAGAATGTCGGTGATTTGAGTGGAAATATGAGCAATTCGGATAGTGGGGTTGGGTCAGAGGCTTTAACTGTTGTAAATTTAGGAGAGAAAGTATCTGCTGTGGTGGAAACTGAGGTTTTGAATGCGAATATCGAGGGATTGGGATTAATTGAGAGAGTGGCCAATCAGGGAGCTAGTGATGGGAAAAGAATTGGGGAGTCATCGGATGAAGGAACCTTGTCAAATTCAAGTAATAGGGTTAATGAAACTGTACTTGAGACTGTAATTGGGATGAATTCAGGGGTGACTTCAAGTGTCAATGGAGAAAATAAGGATTTGGGATCACAAAATGAGGAGTTGGGGCTCAGAAGTGGGGTAATAAATCAGGAAATACGTCATGTGCTACGAGATGGTGAGGTATTGAATCGAGATGGGCAAGGAAGCAGTCGGTATTCGAGCAACCCAGTTAGCGAGGTTGTGCTAGAGACTGTGATTGTGATAGATTCTGAAGAGAATGTGGGTCTTAATGGAGGAAACCAAAGATTGGAAGCCAAGGAAAATGAGCTGAGGTCCAGTAAGGAAACAGTGGATGAGTCCGAGGCAGAGGTGCACCTAGGAGGGAAGTCGTCACGCGTGGTTGATATGAAGtgtggtgatggtgatggaaCTGGAGGAGGAGGCTTTAAGGATAACTGTGATGGAGAAAAAGTTTGTAGGATTTGTCACTTGACTTCTGAGGTGTTACTTGAAGCTACTGACACAACTATTACTACCTCAGCCACCTCCATGGATCTAATTCAGCTTGGTTGTGGATGTAAAAATGATCTTGGCTTTGCACATGTGAATTGTGCTGAGGCTTGGTTTAAACTTAAAGGAAATAG AATCTGTGAAATATGTGGAGTGACAGCAGTGAATATTACAGGTATTGGGGATGACCGGTTTCTAGAGAGGAGGTTTATTAGTAGTGGTGGTCATTCATCTGAGAGAAATGGAGGATGTTTGCGGGGACATACCTTCTGTAACTTCCTAATGGCATGCCTGGTAATAGCTTTTGTGCTCCCATGGTTTCTTAGGGTGGATATGCTATAG
- the LOC118051874 gene encoding probable LRR receptor-like serine/threonine-protein kinase At5g45780 isoform X3 has protein sequence MLLQNNHLSGPIPEEIGKLSELQTLDLSGNQFGGGIPSSLGFLTHLSYLRLSKNNLSGQIPRLVANLTGLSFLDLSFNNLSGPTPKILAKGYSVRNFSWKEKQFNICLQCITGNSYLCTSSHAQNCIGILKPVNETVSSEQASSHHRWVLSVAIGASSTFVISVMLLVCWVHCYRSRLLFTSYVQQDYEFDIGHLKRFSFRELQIATSNFSPKNILGQGGYGVVYKGCLPNKTFIAVKRLKDPNFAGEVQFQTEVEMIGLALHRNLLNLYGFCMTPDERLLVYPYMPNGSVADRLRETCREKPSLDWNRRIHIALGAARGLLYLHEQCNPKIIHRDVKAANILLDEGFEAVVGDFGLAKLLDLRDSHVTTAVRGTVGHIAPEYLSTGQSSEKTDVFGFGILLLELITGQKALDAGNGQVQKRMILDWVRTLNEEKRLEVLVDRDLKGCFDALELEKAVELALKCTQSHPNLRPKMSEVLKVLEGLVGQSAMEESQGAPNIGEVRACSFSRHDRDVHEDSSFIIEAMELSGPR, from the exons AT GCTATTGCAGAACAATCATTTATCTGGTCCCATTCCAGAAGAGATAGGAAAGCTTTCAGAGCTTCAAACGCTTGACCTCTCAGGTAACCAGTTCGGTGGTGGTATTCCGAGCTCTTTGGGCTTTCTGACCCATCTAAGTTACTT GCGACTCAGCAAAAACAATTTATCTGGACAGATTCCAAGGCTGGTGGCCAATCTTACTGGACTTTCATTCTT GGATTTATCATTTAACAATCTTAGTGGTCCAACTCCAAAAATATTAGCTAAAGGTTACAG TGTTAGAAACTTCTCGTGGAaggaaaaacaattcaatatctGCTTGCAATG TATTACAGGGAATAGCTATCTTTGCACTTCCTCACATGCACAAAATTGCATTGGTATCTTGAAGCCAGTGAACG AGACAGTTTCATCTGAGCAAGCCAGCAGTCATCATCGGTGGGTGCTCTCTGTTGCCATAGGTGCCAGCTCCACCTTTGTGATTTCTGTAATGCTGCTTGTCTGTTGGGTGCATTGTTATAGATCTCGTCTACTCTTCACATCATATG TGCAGCAAGATTATGAATTTGATATTGGTCATTTGAAGAGGTTTTCGTTCCGTGAACTACAAATTGCTACAAGCAACTTTAGTCCAAAAAATATCTTAGGGCAAGGTGGATATGGAGTGGTTTACAAAGGATGTCTCCCAAATAAAACCTTCATTGCAGTTAAAAGGCTGAAGGATCCAAATTTTGCTGGAGAAGTGCAGTTTCAAACTGAAGTGGAAATGATTGGCTTGGCTCTACATCGAAACCTCTTAAATCTATATGGATTCTGTATGACACCTGATGAGAGGTTGCTTGTTTATCCTTATATGCCAAATGGCAGTGTCGCTGACCGCCTGAGAG AGACTTGTCGAGAAAAACCGTCTTTGGATTGGAACAGACGGATACACATTGCCCTTGGGGCTGCTCGCGGACTTCTATACTTGCATGAACAATGCAATCCAAAGATAATTCACAGGGATGTTAAAGCTGCAAACATTTTGCTTGATGAAGGTTTTGAAGCTGTAGTTGGGGATTTCGGTCTTGCTAAGTTGTTGGATCTTAGAGATTCACATGTCACTACTGCAGTGCGAGGGACTGTAGGACACATTGCACCTGAGTATCTTTCAACTGGGCAATCATCTGAGAAAACTGATGTTTTTGGATTTGGCATACTACTTTTGGAACTCATAACAGGGCAAAAGGCATTAGATGCTGGAAATGGTCAAGTTCAGAAGAGAATGATTCTTGACTGG GTTAGAACTTTGAATGAGGAGAAGAGGTTGGAAGTGCTAGTGGATAGGGATCTGAAGGGATGTTTTGATGCGTTGGAGCTGGAAAAAGCTGTGGAGCTGGCTCTGAAGTGTACTCAGTCACATCCTAACCTTCGGCCAAAGATGTCAGAAGTCTTGAAGGTCCTGGAAGGTCTTGTTGGGCAGTCAGCTATGGAAGAATCACAAGGAGCACCTAATATTGGTGAGGTAAGGGCATGCAGTTTCTCGAGGCATGATAGAGATGTTCATGAGGATTCTTCTTTCATCATTGAAGCAATGGAGCTTTCAGGACCACGGTGA
- the LOC118051874 gene encoding probable LRR receptor-like serine/threonine-protein kinase At5g45780 isoform X1, with translation MAAILFRAFLVIFWVRLTQATDALLSPKGVNYEVAALMAVKREMRDETGAMNGWDLNSVDPCTWNMISCSIEGFVISLEMVSVGLSGTLSSGIGNLIHLRTMLLQNNHLSGPIPEEIGKLSELQTLDLSGNQFGGGIPSSLGFLTHLSYLRLSKNNLSGQIPRLVANLTGLSFLDLSFNNLSGPTPKILAKGYSVRNFSWKEKQFNICLQCITGNSYLCTSSHAQNCIGILKPVNETVSSEQASSHHRWVLSVAIGASSTFVISVMLLVCWVHCYRSRLLFTSYVQQDYEFDIGHLKRFSFRELQIATSNFSPKNILGQGGYGVVYKGCLPNKTFIAVKRLKDPNFAGEVQFQTEVEMIGLALHRNLLNLYGFCMTPDERLLVYPYMPNGSVADRLRETCREKPSLDWNRRIHIALGAARGLLYLHEQCNPKIIHRDVKAANILLDEGFEAVVGDFGLAKLLDLRDSHVTTAVRGTVGHIAPEYLSTGQSSEKTDVFGFGILLLELITGQKALDAGNGQVQKRMILDWVRTLNEEKRLEVLVDRDLKGCFDALELEKAVELALKCTQSHPNLRPKMSEVLKVLEGLVGQSAMEESQGAPNIGEVRACSFSRHDRDVHEDSSFIIEAMELSGPR, from the exons ATGGCGGCCATTTTGTTCCGTGCCTTTTTAGTAATATTTTGGGTGCGTTTAACTCAAGCAACCGATGCTCTTCTTTCTCCAAAAGGTGTTAATTATGAAG TGGCAGCATTGATGGCTGTGAAGAGGGAAATGAGAGATGAGACAGGTGCAATGAATGGTTGGGATTTGAACTCTGTTGATCCTTGCACTTGGAATATGATTAGTTGCTCTATTGAAGGCTTCGTCATCTCCCT TGAAATGGTTAGTGTGGGATTATCAGGAACTCTTTCGTCTGGAATTGGGAATTTGATTCACCTAAGGACAAT GCTATTGCAGAACAATCATTTATCTGGTCCCATTCCAGAAGAGATAGGAAAGCTTTCAGAGCTTCAAACGCTTGACCTCTCAGGTAACCAGTTCGGTGGTGGTATTCCGAGCTCTTTGGGCTTTCTGACCCATCTAAGTTACTT GCGACTCAGCAAAAACAATTTATCTGGACAGATTCCAAGGCTGGTGGCCAATCTTACTGGACTTTCATTCTT GGATTTATCATTTAACAATCTTAGTGGTCCAACTCCAAAAATATTAGCTAAAGGTTACAG TGTTAGAAACTTCTCGTGGAaggaaaaacaattcaatatctGCTTGCAATG TATTACAGGGAATAGCTATCTTTGCACTTCCTCACATGCACAAAATTGCATTGGTATCTTGAAGCCAGTGAACG AGACAGTTTCATCTGAGCAAGCCAGCAGTCATCATCGGTGGGTGCTCTCTGTTGCCATAGGTGCCAGCTCCACCTTTGTGATTTCTGTAATGCTGCTTGTCTGTTGGGTGCATTGTTATAGATCTCGTCTACTCTTCACATCATATG TGCAGCAAGATTATGAATTTGATATTGGTCATTTGAAGAGGTTTTCGTTCCGTGAACTACAAATTGCTACAAGCAACTTTAGTCCAAAAAATATCTTAGGGCAAGGTGGATATGGAGTGGTTTACAAAGGATGTCTCCCAAATAAAACCTTCATTGCAGTTAAAAGGCTGAAGGATCCAAATTTTGCTGGAGAAGTGCAGTTTCAAACTGAAGTGGAAATGATTGGCTTGGCTCTACATCGAAACCTCTTAAATCTATATGGATTCTGTATGACACCTGATGAGAGGTTGCTTGTTTATCCTTATATGCCAAATGGCAGTGTCGCTGACCGCCTGAGAG AGACTTGTCGAGAAAAACCGTCTTTGGATTGGAACAGACGGATACACATTGCCCTTGGGGCTGCTCGCGGACTTCTATACTTGCATGAACAATGCAATCCAAAGATAATTCACAGGGATGTTAAAGCTGCAAACATTTTGCTTGATGAAGGTTTTGAAGCTGTAGTTGGGGATTTCGGTCTTGCTAAGTTGTTGGATCTTAGAGATTCACATGTCACTACTGCAGTGCGAGGGACTGTAGGACACATTGCACCTGAGTATCTTTCAACTGGGCAATCATCTGAGAAAACTGATGTTTTTGGATTTGGCATACTACTTTTGGAACTCATAACAGGGCAAAAGGCATTAGATGCTGGAAATGGTCAAGTTCAGAAGAGAATGATTCTTGACTGG GTTAGAACTTTGAATGAGGAGAAGAGGTTGGAAGTGCTAGTGGATAGGGATCTGAAGGGATGTTTTGATGCGTTGGAGCTGGAAAAAGCTGTGGAGCTGGCTCTGAAGTGTACTCAGTCACATCCTAACCTTCGGCCAAAGATGTCAGAAGTCTTGAAGGTCCTGGAAGGTCTTGTTGGGCAGTCAGCTATGGAAGAATCACAAGGAGCACCTAATATTGGTGAGGTAAGGGCATGCAGTTTCTCGAGGCATGATAGAGATGTTCATGAGGATTCTTCTTTCATCATTGAAGCAATGGAGCTTTCAGGACCACGGTGA
- the LOC118051874 gene encoding probable LRR receptor-like serine/threonine-protein kinase At5g45780 isoform X2: MAAILFRAFLVIFWVRLTQATDALLSPKGVNYEVAALMAVKREMRDETGAMNGWDLNSVDPCTWNMISCSIEGFVISLEMVSVGLSGTLSSGIGNLIHLRTMLLQNNHLSGPIPEEIGKLSELQTLDLSGNQFGGGIPSSLGFLTHLSYLRLSKNNLSGQIPRLVANLTGLSFLDLSFNNLSGPTPKILAKGYSITGNSYLCTSSHAQNCIGILKPVNETVSSEQASSHHRWVLSVAIGASSTFVISVMLLVCWVHCYRSRLLFTSYVQQDYEFDIGHLKRFSFRELQIATSNFSPKNILGQGGYGVVYKGCLPNKTFIAVKRLKDPNFAGEVQFQTEVEMIGLALHRNLLNLYGFCMTPDERLLVYPYMPNGSVADRLRETCREKPSLDWNRRIHIALGAARGLLYLHEQCNPKIIHRDVKAANILLDEGFEAVVGDFGLAKLLDLRDSHVTTAVRGTVGHIAPEYLSTGQSSEKTDVFGFGILLLELITGQKALDAGNGQVQKRMILDWVRTLNEEKRLEVLVDRDLKGCFDALELEKAVELALKCTQSHPNLRPKMSEVLKVLEGLVGQSAMEESQGAPNIGEVRACSFSRHDRDVHEDSSFIIEAMELSGPR, from the exons ATGGCGGCCATTTTGTTCCGTGCCTTTTTAGTAATATTTTGGGTGCGTTTAACTCAAGCAACCGATGCTCTTCTTTCTCCAAAAGGTGTTAATTATGAAG TGGCAGCATTGATGGCTGTGAAGAGGGAAATGAGAGATGAGACAGGTGCAATGAATGGTTGGGATTTGAACTCTGTTGATCCTTGCACTTGGAATATGATTAGTTGCTCTATTGAAGGCTTCGTCATCTCCCT TGAAATGGTTAGTGTGGGATTATCAGGAACTCTTTCGTCTGGAATTGGGAATTTGATTCACCTAAGGACAAT GCTATTGCAGAACAATCATTTATCTGGTCCCATTCCAGAAGAGATAGGAAAGCTTTCAGAGCTTCAAACGCTTGACCTCTCAGGTAACCAGTTCGGTGGTGGTATTCCGAGCTCTTTGGGCTTTCTGACCCATCTAAGTTACTT GCGACTCAGCAAAAACAATTTATCTGGACAGATTCCAAGGCTGGTGGCCAATCTTACTGGACTTTCATTCTT GGATTTATCATTTAACAATCTTAGTGGTCCAACTCCAAAAATATTAGCTAAAGGTTACAG TATTACAGGGAATAGCTATCTTTGCACTTCCTCACATGCACAAAATTGCATTGGTATCTTGAAGCCAGTGAACG AGACAGTTTCATCTGAGCAAGCCAGCAGTCATCATCGGTGGGTGCTCTCTGTTGCCATAGGTGCCAGCTCCACCTTTGTGATTTCTGTAATGCTGCTTGTCTGTTGGGTGCATTGTTATAGATCTCGTCTACTCTTCACATCATATG TGCAGCAAGATTATGAATTTGATATTGGTCATTTGAAGAGGTTTTCGTTCCGTGAACTACAAATTGCTACAAGCAACTTTAGTCCAAAAAATATCTTAGGGCAAGGTGGATATGGAGTGGTTTACAAAGGATGTCTCCCAAATAAAACCTTCATTGCAGTTAAAAGGCTGAAGGATCCAAATTTTGCTGGAGAAGTGCAGTTTCAAACTGAAGTGGAAATGATTGGCTTGGCTCTACATCGAAACCTCTTAAATCTATATGGATTCTGTATGACACCTGATGAGAGGTTGCTTGTTTATCCTTATATGCCAAATGGCAGTGTCGCTGACCGCCTGAGAG AGACTTGTCGAGAAAAACCGTCTTTGGATTGGAACAGACGGATACACATTGCCCTTGGGGCTGCTCGCGGACTTCTATACTTGCATGAACAATGCAATCCAAAGATAATTCACAGGGATGTTAAAGCTGCAAACATTTTGCTTGATGAAGGTTTTGAAGCTGTAGTTGGGGATTTCGGTCTTGCTAAGTTGTTGGATCTTAGAGATTCACATGTCACTACTGCAGTGCGAGGGACTGTAGGACACATTGCACCTGAGTATCTTTCAACTGGGCAATCATCTGAGAAAACTGATGTTTTTGGATTTGGCATACTACTTTTGGAACTCATAACAGGGCAAAAGGCATTAGATGCTGGAAATGGTCAAGTTCAGAAGAGAATGATTCTTGACTGG GTTAGAACTTTGAATGAGGAGAAGAGGTTGGAAGTGCTAGTGGATAGGGATCTGAAGGGATGTTTTGATGCGTTGGAGCTGGAAAAAGCTGTGGAGCTGGCTCTGAAGTGTACTCAGTCACATCCTAACCTTCGGCCAAAGATGTCAGAAGTCTTGAAGGTCCTGGAAGGTCTTGTTGGGCAGTCAGCTATGGAAGAATCACAAGGAGCACCTAATATTGGTGAGGTAAGGGCATGCAGTTTCTCGAGGCATGATAGAGATGTTCATGAGGATTCTTCTTTCATCATTGAAGCAATGGAGCTTTCAGGACCACGGTGA